The Brachyhypopomus gauderio isolate BG-103 chromosome 1, BGAUD_0.2, whole genome shotgun sequence genome includes the window CCACGGGGGGCATtctcagagggggggggggggggggtaatgtcaCGGAGGAGCCGTGATGATTCACGCAAGCGCACAGGCGCAGAGGCAGCTATCTGCGGGCATTTTTAAAAACTTAAGCTGAGCTACTGCGTGTGTCGCACTACATTTACACTCCCGTTTGCTGTCCCTGTTTACCCGGTTTAAGCATTCCACATCTCACCATTTTCTATAGCATTTAATTCACATTTGTTACATTGTGCCGGGAGGCCTACCGCCATTTTGTACCATTTGTTTGTTTCCACTTCACCACTCACATTTTCAATAGTCCTAAACATTCATCCGTCTGATTTAAATCCTAGTACAGTaataaacacacttacacacaggtcCGTTTTAAGTTTAATGGTTTCAACAATCTTTACAAACACCATAGGTTCTATAgactcaccaacacaccaaacattCTAAAAATACAAATGGAATTTTAGTTTAGTAGAGTGTGGCAACTTAAATAATCTATTCTGGCTAATCAGTATTAGCTTAATTTACATGTTAGCCACTAAGACTAAACTGCACTAAACAGCCACTGAGGTTGAaactgtaatacacacacacacacacacacacacactctctctctctctctctctctctctctctctctctctctctctcactcactcacaccctgTAGAAAAAGCTCCTCTGTCTGTCCGAAATGTCCTATTGCTCTGGAGACTTTGTATATTTCGCCGCATTTGATCATTTTTAGACCTTGTTAAAGCATCATACAAAATAATAGAGGATTCCCCTGATGTATCCTCTCTGGCCATACACACATATGAAGCAGGAATACACCTGGAGCAATCTGACCAATGGTtgcgctctgggcacgtgtgcaccacagtcccctagtaatcacttgtgtgtgtgtgtgtgtgtgtgtgtgtgtgtgtgtgtgtgtgtgtgtgtgtgtgtgtgttctaactgcacagatgggtaaaaagcagaggacaaatttcgattgtggtgaaaaatcacaattgacaaaaatatggcacatttagatGTCTGTGATCAACCAATTATTGTGTGTGAAAAGTTATGACCTATCCAGTTGGTGCTCTTAAATTTTTCTGTGTGCTCCTATACTTTAAATGTCAGGAACACTAGTGCTCCTTAAAAAGTTTACCATAAATCCCTGTATTGCCACTTTATTTACCCATTTGTCTTCCATGTTATACAGAACCTTAGAATAATTAATAACATATCAGATTCCATTCATGTCTATGCAGCATCCAGGTGGATAATGGAGATGCAGAGCAGgaagagagacagcaggagtcAGACACCAGGCTTGACTCCAACCTGACCCCAGCACCCACCAGCTTTCGCCCAAGCTCCCCCGCGGCCGTCCGCTTTCTTCAGGCTGAGCTGGAGCTCAACGCCCGTCTGCAAATGCTCTCCTTTGGTGAGATGGTGCGCTACATCTACAACCCAATTGATTACGCTTGGAGTATGCATCGCTGCTACGTGGAGACATACTGCCATGGCAGCCAGAGTGTCCTCTTCCTTGGAATGAACCCAGGGCCTTTCGGAATGGCACAGACAGGGGTAAGAGAaccctcccactctcactgaatTATAAATAGTTCTTTATGATGGTAGAGAATCATACGAATTTTTCATATTAATCAAGTAACAAAATAATTCTTATGGTCTTTAGATCAGATATTGGATTCTTAGCAAGACATTGCATTTTAATGACTAATAATGGTTAaggaaccggtcttgtgaccagagggttgtgggttcagtTCCCAGGACCCAGGCCATAACTGAAGTCACATAAAAGTGACTTTTCCAACCTAGTTTAGTGAGTTGGAATACTGCAGTACTACAGTGATCTGATGTGAACATTTTTTCACTCACTAATTTCCAAGGTTCCATTTGGAGAGGTAAAAGCCGTCCGTGATTGGCTGAGGATCACCGGGGAGGTGGGCCGTCCAGCAGTCGAGCACCCCAAGCGTCGCATCACAGGCCTGGCTTGTACTCAAAGTGAGGTTAGCGGAGCACGTTTCTGGGGCTTCTTCCGGGAGGTCTGCGGGGAACCTGGCAACTTTTTCCGACATTGTTTTGTGCACAACCTCTGCCCACTGGTCTTCATGGGCGAGTCTGGGAAAAACCTCACTCCCCCCGAACTTCCGGCAGAAAAACGTGACGTTCTTCTAGTGCACTGTGACGCCACTCTTTGCCAGGTTGTTGCCGCCTTGGGGGTCTCGCTGGTAATCGGAGTAGGCAAAGTGGCAGAACAGCGTGCACGTCGTGCTCTTGCTGAAGCTGGCATCTCCATTAGGGTGGAAGGGATCATGCATCCTTCCCCGAGAAACCCACTGGCCAATAAGGGCTGGGCAAGTGTGGTCAGAGCCAAATTGGAGGAATTAGGAGTGTTGAGTATGCTCACCAAGTGAGCCTTCGAACTTTGAAAAATCACTTCTGTGGTGCTAATGGAGAGAACCATtgttatatgtgtatgtattgtATATTTTTATGTTTGATCTTAATTGTATATTAttgtgtttttatatatttgcTTATACAAAGAGTCTCTCTTCTACAACTTCAAAGTTTACATCTATACTTTTATCAGTGCATCATGATTCTTCaggttgttttatttttgtttttcataataataataattattataagcTCTCCTGATAATTGCTTTTAAGTTGTTTCTCTGGGTTCCTTAAAGTACAAGTCCACATTTGGGTTGGCATGCTACTGGGGCTTATTTGATCAGTGACAAGTGATGGAAGTCACTACAACCATCAAACCATAAAACATCCTTATGGTACTCAGACATTGGTACCTGGTCTAACCCTGCCCCAACAAACTATTCAGCCTCCAAGACCACTACATTAATTCATGAGTTTAATCAGTAGTGTTATCATATCATAGTGTAATCATATTGTAATGTAATATTATGTGACCATGGATATTGGTTTGgatatgtgtaggtgtgtaaacCACTAAATCCACAAAGTGGCATTACTCTTAACCCTCTTTTATTATTATACAGAAGTGATATATCTGGTTGAAAAATAGCTGTAACAGTTTGTCTGTGTCTATACAGAACCAATTCAGTTTGATCCTGTGAAACAATGTAAAGTAATGCAGGCAATAAAATACTACTGTATCATTTTCTTGCACTTTTCTATTGAGAACAAATTGTTACATGCACCGAGCAGTTATACTTTTTCGCACATTTCTGCAATAAATCCTAACCCTGAAGCTATCCTTAATGGGGTTACATAGCAAACGAACACACAGTCTATCATCTTTCACTGGTAGCTTGACTGCAGATATACaattttctgattttttttccttttgggGGAAAATAAAAGGTGGTATTCCACAGTCTGTTTCCTTTCCAATTAAATCTACTCATTTTCTAATTCTTCTTTGCTGTGCCATTCAGTCATGCATAGAGTGGCTGTGTTTGCTATGGTTAACTGAAGATTGGGTAAGAGGATGATGAAAAGTGTGACTTCAGCAGACTCCATCTcaagcttacacacacacacacacacacgtgaatgcACCTGCACCTGCATTTTAAGTTTGATTGTTAGATTTGGCAACCCAATATGGTGCTGACTTTAGATGTCAGATATAACTGGCAAGGCTAGAATGTATCCTGTGATCCACACATTAATATTCCCAGCTTAATCCAACACTACTAGTTATGTGTCTAGCTTTGTGTGTTTATGACAAAGTGACCTGCCGGTGACCCCAGTGCAGCATGAGAGGTGAAGCGGGGTGTGTTACGAGCCTGTGTTAGATGGCTGGTGCTTGTCAGAGCCATCAATACCACGATGAATGGACATGTAGGTTATTAAAGCAGAATTAGAACACGGAGGGGGCAACCAGAGTGATAAATGAAGAAATGAAGAGGCGTGGAgatctgagagacagacagagagatgagGTGGACGGAAAAAGTAGAGAGGAGGGgatgggaaagagagagagacctagATGGAGATGAGGTGACCAGAGAACAGAGGATGGCATGGAGGCAGTGTCCTCATTCTTTGTTATTCTTCTGGGCGGCCAGCCCATCTTCCAGCCACAATTAAAGGTCTCTATTGTATATGGGTGAAGAAACTGAAGCACTgaccatttaaaaaatattttaagtatATAATCAGATTGTTGCATTGTAGCTCTATGAGCTGTTTCACTTTAATACCTCCATGTTCAGACAATCATTTAAGGAAAATAAGTAAAGGATGTCCTGAACagaaaaaataattaattactttttgcCTTAAATATAATAAATGTCCTCATTAGGACATGCATTAGGCAACAgaatatgtgtgtctgtgcatgtgtaattTCCTTAAGTGTTTTCTTATCAAAAGAGCTGTTAGGCCAATAATTCTTATTTGACTCTCATTTTTTCTCTGCTGTATTATATTGCTCTATAGAGAAAAGATTGCCATCAATCACTGCTCACCCACAAAGAGTAGGAAGATACACTCAGTACACAGTGCAGATCAGTCACAGCCACATATAGCCTCAAGGGAATGGGAACAAATACAGTTCCACATTGTTACAACATACTTATACGTGTACAAAGACTGCAAATTTATACATGGATTTATACATGTATCCACGCATTAATATATGGATTGTGCCTAACGGACATGTGTGTTCCTTCCAACAAATGTTGCACATCCCCATTCATCATAAATACAAATGGCCGAACGCTCAGGTCATGCAGACGTGACTGCATTCAAAGTACTCAGACACACGTTAATTCAGATTGATACGGATGGAGGGGCAAATCCATCTACACTGGTCCATTCTTGTTTTTATTGTGTCGCAGCTTGGCCAAAACGAGACAGATGACTTGCCCAAGCTGTCCCTGTGCGCAACGCTAATCAGCAACCATCCACTTTTTCTGTGGTCTCTTTCCCTTCTGTTCTTATTAGTGACCTATTTATTGGTTTAGTTAGTGTCTCTGCTAAGAGCTTCCATCTTCATTATGCTCTGTAGAATGATGAGTCATTAGCTGTGATTTGGTTGGGCAATTATGCAGGAATGTTGTAATTCCTCAACAAAGTTATGTCCTACCTTTGACCATGGCTTCAAAGCCTATATAGCTTTAGCCAGGATCCAGCAAGAGCACTACAGCCAAGTACTGTCCTGAACACAGGTATAGAGATATAGAGGTATAGAGATGGGCTTTGAAATATTGTTTTCATGTATGACATTCATGGTAGATGCAATACTTTGCTGCTGATCAAAGACCTTTTATGAGTTTGCTTAGATCAGACTGGAATCCAGACTGGTTAGGTACTTTGTCAGTGTCACAGTTTCTGCAGCGAGTCTTATTAAGTTCCCTTGGAGTAAACGTCTTTAGCTTGTGGTACAGTGTAAGTGCAGGAGTCCCCTTTTCTGTCCGGTCTATTCCCTCTATGAGCACAGTGAGCAACAGTTTGTTAACAGCTGAGGGAAGGTATTTGTAGGGTTAACGTGTGCGTAAGGAAAAGGGAAGTCGTGCAGGGAGAGGAATGCAGTGCCTGCATGTGTGAGAAGGTCAGAAGGGTGATGAGGAATGGTGCTGCTTGAGAGTAGCTGGATATTAGCCAACAGCTACTGGTTGCCATGCATTCTAATGATACAAGGGAAATCCTCTTTTATGACACAATGGACAATGTGAAATCAGAGAGGGCAGATTGAACATAGAGTGCTGAGTCatagggggtggtggtggtttgAGGTGTGCATGCCTGAAACAAACACGATCTTTTTCATTCTAGACTGACAAAGTAATTTTATACTAACAATAAGAATTTAGTTCTTATTTAGTTATTGCCCTCTTTATTTCTAACAGAATAAGCAGCAGAGCATAAAACCTACAATGCCAGGAGATAAAAGCAAATCTCATGCATGGATATTCCTGACCTGCACACTGTAGGGGTGACACAGTCTTAGAACTGAAAAGATGTTTCAAGCAGGATTGCTGTCATCATTTTCTGGAGGGACAAGCAGGAGTAGATATGCTTGCTTGAGTTGGAGTTGATGTTCCTGGTCTTCAGCGATTTTATGGCCAAGGTATGCTGGTTGGTGGAAATTAACTTGGAGGTTGATGGTGTTGCCAGGTTACCTAATTTCAGAACAGAATGGTGGAAatggagagagaagaaggaaCATCCTAACAACACATATAAATGGGGGCCCCTTTAATCTACTAGCATGGATCCATTGAGGATGAGCATCTGTAAGTACAGCTAATCGTGCCTTTGCAACAAAAGCAGTAGATTACATTTCCTCAGAAGCACACACTTAATTAATGTCATACTTGTAAGTTGATTAACCTGTTGGTAAAGGAAGAGGCAACATTATCTTGAACACTAGTGAGTTTTTCAATGAGGACAGCAATAGAATCAGAGGAGACTGTCTAAATCACCAGCTAGGGCTTATTTGGCGCTTTCTCAACAGGGTGGGAAATGCTATTTCCATCAAAACCCTAGAAGATGACATTTGTGTGGTTGTGCAGAAATTAGATGAGACAACTGTATGATTAGTGCAAAATCAGAAATCTCATCTTAGACATAAATGAGACAAAGGAGCCAAAACACATCAGCCATCATAAAAAGGTACTTCCCCAGGAAACTGAAGACAGCATTTTGAGTTGAGAGCATCCTGACTTGCTGCATCACTGCCATACAGCAACAGACTGGAAAGCCTTCCAGGGCATACTGACAGCTGCCCAGCTCTTCATTGAAACCTGTCTCCCAAACTTAGGAGACATCTAAATCAAAAGGTGTCAGAAGAATGCATCAGAAGAATCCCTCACCCTGCTCACGGACATTATTCTGCTCCCTTCAGGAAGGAAGCTTTGCAACATTAAAACACATACCAGCAGATTCAGGAACAGTTTGATCCACAAGCTATGTACCAAGCCAACACCACAACCTGATCCAGTCCTACTAATCCACAAGTTCTTGGCTGTATTTGTACATTAACAAGGATATGTTTACAATGCTGCATATCACTTTGCTCATGCATACTGTTTTAAACATTGATATCACATGCTAACTTTAATCTATTTTGCTTACTTctgtttatttacttttaaaCACTTGTCCAATTTATTGTTATTATGGTTTTTGGACATATTCCCCTTAAGAAATCTCCATATATTCtaaatattatataattatattattatattttacagAACTCTTATTACATGCTTATTACTGAGCCGGAGCTGACTCCTTTTGGTTAGTACACTGCAAATGAATAACAAAGAATCTTGAATGTAAAACGCTACAAAGTCAGTCAAAGTCACTCAAGGTTATTCTTACCAATCAGACCGAAAGACTTTCCACTCCTGCCATTACTTTTGTATTCAGGTTATAATTAATGACTTCACATGAAGCTTACCTTTACTAAAGTATGGTATACAAGTGGAGATGCAAGATAATTTGTCTGTGGATGGAATTTAGGCATTGTGAGCTTGGAATGGTAATTCCCTTGAAATTAAATggtcagataaaaaaaaaaagctctatATTGGCAATATTTATCTGACAGTTCCATTGAATTACATTAAATATACAGGTCAGACTGTAGACTCAAGAACCGCTAGTCACTCAAGCTAGgattttaaaatctgtaattaATTTAGCAGCATATTTTAATTTGTAAAATCTTACCTGATTAAGCACTGAAGTTATAAGCAGCAACAGAAAGCAGCATGAGGCCCATGTAAAAGACGTCTTGTGATGGGGGGGGACAAAGAGAGACACatatagtatgtgtgtgtgtgtgtgtgtgtgtgtgtgcgtgcgtgtgtgtgcgtgcgtgcacgtgtCTAATTCAGATATCTCATGGTTTAAGCGTCTTCTTTTACCTTAGCACTTTGCAACTGCTTTTGCATTAATGACTGTAAGCATGCATCAGGCATTCCTGAACAAGTGCTCTTGCTGAACTATGACTGTTGCTCCTTCATTCCTGTGGTCTGCTCTTGTTCAGAGTTCTAATAAATGGACTAATCAAGGGGTTTGAGATTGTTACAAAGCTCTATATAAGTTATAAGTCAGTTGAATGGCATACAATGCTGATGTTAGTCACAGGTGGCAGTCTGACGTGTGAGCAAACAGAATTAAACACATGTACATCTGacaaaccaaaacacacacatgcatgtcagTCCTATATCTTTTACATGGAAAGCATCATTTTTCATGCTCAATCTCCATTCCTGTACAAGTCCACTTCTTGTTCAGAAGGCTCAACTAGgtcaacaaacaaaaaacaattaaGTGGGACAGCTACTCCTTTGGGGAGTGTGTAATTAGAGAACTGTGTGGACAGCATCGTTCTAAATAGCCACTAAAAGCCTAATCCGTCATCCTTAAGGCGATGCCTCTGCTAAGTCATGTGATCTGTGCATGATGCTCTGATTAAGGATAGGAGGCAGGATTCCGAATGAGTAAGGAAACCAAGTCTCACAGTGGTTTGCTTTGGTACGAGCAGAAGTTGCACTTAAGGACAGAATGTCTTTTCTGTGATGCTTCGCGTTCAGTAGGTAGTCtattttttaaataactttATTTAAGTTTTTAAATAACTTTATTTTAATGACCtttaattttacatataaattgTAAAGAATTCGTGGGGATTGTCATAAATGAATATACATGTATacaatatacaaataaatataataatgaaTCCCACATATTGATAAATCACGTGCACATAGCAATGACTCATTTAAGTCACAAGTAACGCACTTTTAAATAATTCTTACATTTTGATTAAAACATTGGCTATTATAAGTAAGTGCTAAGGCTTTGTGGTGAAAAAAGGAAAAGGTTCCAGTGAAAGCTTCATAGCTGGGTAAATAGATTTTACGGTTCACACATTTGGAAGATTTAGACCATACAAAAAAATGCTTTTTGGTCTTTCGTATCATCGCGAATTACACGGTAGCCTATTTGCGCTTATTGCGCTTGAGAGATAAAAAGTAAATCCCAAAAACTTCTGGTAAGCTATATGACATTATACATGGTAATAATCGAGTCGTCCATATCGATTCGAATTAACAAAACTAACAATATCACGACGACACGATCTTGACAAATTTAACAAATGCCAACATTAATGATCAAAGTTGCGGAATGGGAAGTCTAAGTGAAAAGGAAATGCCAAAAATTGGTCTTTGTTTAACTAAAGACAAGTCATATTAAATCGATTCAGCTTACCAACTCTATAGATGTGGTAAACACAACATTGTAATTTGCCCCAACCATTAGTTTATCTCTAGAGCTAATGCGGCAGACTAGACTCTTTTTAATGATCCAAAACAGTAGGGAGGGGTCTTCTTTTTGTGACACGTGAATAGTGTGTTGCGGTCGAGTTCAACGCGAGTGACGAGACTCCACATTGCCCGTTACGAAATGGGAGAATTAACTCGCCGTCATCTTACTGCTCTTATCAGATTTTGCTGAACTGCGACGTTCAGGCAACAGCGTTTTTTTGTTCAACAATTGATTTGATAAAAGTTGATATTTGAATATCTTAAACGTCATAAACGAGTATTTTATACGTTATAGACACATTTTGTTCATTGCAGAAGAGGGTAATACATTTACAACGTTGTCAAAATAAGCGAATGAACGACAACACTTTCAGATATCCGCTCCGCTTCGTCGCAAAAACAGTTCGAACCATTAGGCCTAAAATACACTTTGGGGAAAAACTGCAAAGCTGCGTAAGGTGCAATATTGCAAATCCCGCTGAAAACTAACAGGCAGACATAATACATATCAGAGGTTAATAAGAATTGTTTACTTAAAAATAATACTCCTGTGAAAGAACAAagataacaataacaacatcaACGATAATAAACAAGAACAGAGAAATGTTTAAAAATGAGGTTGTTCTGAATTAAAGCTAAACCACACTACAGGAATCAGCCTCAAATGCTTTAATTAAACAGTTTTAGCCTATTGCAACCTTGAGCATATTAGTCTGAAAACCAGCAGGGTAACAAAGAACAATTTGTAAGTGTCAAGACAAACCAAAAATGAAGAGATCAAAGGTCAGATTGGGAGTTCATTGTTTACCAAAATAATAGTACCTGTAGTGTAGTACCTGTAGGCCTATTGTAGTTCATAAAAAAAGACAATGGTCGGAAGTAATAACCAAATGACGTTTTTACATTCAAAaccttataataataataataataataataataataataataataataataataatgatgatgctCCCATTAGTCTAATCTTTGAAGTAGTTCAATAATAATGTAACGGGTTATCTATTTTACATAAGGTTAAAACAAACGAAACAAAATAATCAACTTCACTACGACGCTGCTTCTTTGTAAAAAGAGGTTATGGAAAATTCTGCCTCGTAATTTTTACAACTCCGCGACTGGTAATGCAGCTTCACATATCTAGTGATTTAACCTGCAAGGAAATATCTTTTAAGAAGCTAATCAATGGTTGTGTTTTGCTAAATTATTCTCTTACGTTGACTGAAAACTCACGTTCAGAGGCGTTACTACAGTAGGCTATACAAAGCAAAGGGCTGATATGTAGTACACAGTCGTCGGAGAACGGATTAGAAAAAGATGTAAAAACAATTCTGCCAGCACTACCCTCCAAAacgcacacatagacacagactcggtccagttcaacacacacacacagctatctTTTCAAGGATCCGTAATGTAAGAGATATGGTCATTTGCTGGCACAAAGGGCAACTTCTATCTGTAATATAGCCTACATGAAAGCAAGTTTTGTTTTACAGTAGTTTTTAAATTAATCTCTAGTTCACCATCGTATATTTAACTATCATATGTTTAACATGAGCAGGTCTGGTTTTGTTACCTTGTTTCTTAGTGCCCATACCTCATACATTTCTCCACAtcccaacacacctgattcacCTCAGCAGGTAATTACAAGACTCAACATAATTGAAAACATAAGTGACAAATTCTTTATATGGTGCAAGCCAATACTTTTGGGTGCCTGCAAATATTCAGTTCCACATCAAAGCACTTGAAACATTTATTGTGCGATAAACCAGCTGAACATGAGGGTGTTAAGCTGTTGATACTGATGTTATGTTTCGGAGTTCTTCTCCAGAATAAAAGCACCTGCAGGCTCACCACATGCCTGTGTTACCATACCATTAAACACAAACTAACAAAACTCCAGCGTTTAAGTTATTCAGTGTCTGATGGTCTCTCATAGCCTTGAGCTTCACTCTGTTTTTAAGTGTGGGCAACTGGATAATGATTCAAGTGAGCAAATGTTAAATAAGGTTTGATTTTTTTCTCCTGTTTGCAGTTGCACTTTAAGAT containing:
- the LOC143481634 gene encoding single-strand selective monofunctional uracil DNA glycosylase-like isoform X1 — translated: MTSFQLLKTSHSGIQVDNGDAEQEERQQESDTRLDSNLTPAPTSFRPSSPAAVRFLQAELELNARLQMLSFGEMVRYIYNPIDYAWSMHRCYVETYCHGSQSVLFLGMNPGPFGMAQTGVPFGEVKAVRDWLRITGEVGRPAVEHPKRRITGLACTQSEVSGARFWGFFREVCGEPGNFFRHCFVHNLCPLVFMGESGKNLTPPELPAEKRDVLLVHCDATLCQVVAALGVSLVIGVGKVAEQRARRALAEAGISIRVEGIMHPSPRNPLANKGWASVVRAKLEELGVLSMLTK
- the LOC143481634 gene encoding single-strand selective monofunctional uracil DNA glycosylase-like isoform X2 produces the protein MIKHHECPSIQVDNGDAEQEERQQESDTRLDSNLTPAPTSFRPSSPAAVRFLQAELELNARLQMLSFGEMVRYIYNPIDYAWSMHRCYVETYCHGSQSVLFLGMNPGPFGMAQTGVPFGEVKAVRDWLRITGEVGRPAVEHPKRRITGLACTQSEVSGARFWGFFREVCGEPGNFFRHCFVHNLCPLVFMGESGKNLTPPELPAEKRDVLLVHCDATLCQVVAALGVSLVIGVGKVAEQRARRALAEAGISIRVEGIMHPSPRNPLANKGWASVVRAKLEELGVLSMLTK